One Oryza glaberrima chromosome 11, OglaRS2, whole genome shotgun sequence genomic region harbors:
- the LOC127755715 gene encoding putative disease resistance protein RGA1: protein MLRNEETATGFVNLKNEPRSSGLSKNEASDTQHSVEEHRSRSRTSPSATEQSKPTGESKSLIECSKEGKKKPFDSWYSKSYNLSHSPKFSYEDSDVFQKHSPPSSVCLHRTIIVPGDLSSPQQRIDSAFSRTNECVDAIDMHSAPSVFSVNLEMQDLQRCLNTVSDVLLIMETHVAGPIYSYLPIMGQKDDTLLMMAMDIERSLDMLEYVHVQKHENIAMKIINDLKHLLQSILPVLENFREHLVSLTRVASVQNSGNLTRLRIMPNIENIREQPASTSVEKQNPSIVKETVVAHLLEEGQDGIFLVPFLLSSVSEDSVISIQNIYKNSRVKGHFDMRIWVNVSGRSTMISSKVAVKRCINELMNAHVMSSENQSPPVHSTEFSNWIMQNGISGSIKKTHDQKMKDLEKVIQCGLSGKKFLLVLHGISEDQMAQWEHLFRAIKSGKKGSKVIVLTTSTNVEESVRNINILRSDEIENELYWYFFRSYAFDSFRVDDYQTELSIQMATLLRLFPVAIKMIGCMLKNNPDKKFWSCVYHNIFQIVVNGKEADDHYQLLSLLKLCYDQLPAPVGLCFSYCSLYPKGWRFTAQSLIHIWMSEGISEDIGRSYFYFLYSRGYFELLKLRGRPSPTCYVMHSAIHRLAEVVSAKMFRRVDSDYLPTNPQLMAHVSIMSGFLPTLWMFRWRIPELHLRTLILFGPSEHTALSSREILDEILERQKYIRVLDFTGCVMQKLPKLSNESTHHLRYLCLRDTGNLTNLQELQEYRVRKLAGYGIQELRHMNLSGSLSIKNLENVTLAAKANKVNLSSKTCLDSLRLEWHSTKEISQSVSAEVLEQLQPPNSINELEINGYPSIISPTWFNENHLRNVKKVTLRNCSFISVVAPLAKLPSLEMLTLESFSMLKRMTESDRLQYFQYALRLLKFSTDISCRFPRLVKLYIEDMPLLEEWTEQQPCFPCLEELTVRNCPKLAVLPQFHHSRVTKMQIEGLHLKSFAVSSGEFLDGAAMQPPKAFILRHCPVLSTFTILDVGSSSTSSHCLEPLLQLEITDCKELKAIEGAFAFVEKLHIQQCHSSLKLPNGNAMQSLHTLHIDSVSTRNDPFLLGLQALRVLIITDSAELRSLDVLLASDQLSKTLEQLQLINCNNIESLPRNMDQFLAFVSLYLINCSNMRSLPCLPNNLTELRISGCPILKEKYCHYGPEWDDISHVPYVSVD, encoded by the exons ATGTTGAGGAATGAGGAAACTGCTACTGGCTTTGTTAATTTGAAGAATGAGCCAAGATCTTCTGGATTGTCCAAGAATGAGGCAAGTGATACTCAACATTCAGTTGAAGAACATCGATCAAGAAGTAGAACATCCCCAAGTGCTACTGAGCAATCTAAGCCAACTGGAGAGTCCAAAAGTCTGATTGAATGCTCTAAGGAGGGTAAGAAGAAGCCTTTTGATTCTTGGTACTCGAAAAGTTACAATCTATCGCATTCACCAAAATTTTCTTATGAGGACTCCGATGTATTTCAGAAGCATTCGCCACCATCTTCTGTATGTCTGCACCGCACTATCATTGTTCCAGGAGACTTATCATCACCCCAGCAGAGAATTGATTCTGCATTCTCGAGGACCAATGAGTGTGTTGATGCAATAGATATGCACTCGGCACCATCAGTTTTCTCTGTGAATTTGGAGATGCAGGACCTGCAGAGATGCTTAAATACAGTTAGTGATGTTCTTTTGATCATGGAAACACATGTTGCAGGTCCTATATATAGTTATCTTCCGATCATGGGGCAGAAAGATGACACATTATTGATGATGGCCATGGACATAGAAAGGAGCTTGGACATGCTTGAATATGTGCATGTTCAGAAGCATGAGAACATTGCCATGAAAATAATCAACGACTTGAAACACTTGCTGCAGTCCATTTTACCAGTACTAGAAAATTTCCGGGAACACCTTGTGAGCTTAACAAGAGTAGCATCAGTTCAGAATTCAGGTAACTTAACAAGGCTACGGATTATGCCTAATATTGAGAACATCAGAGAGCAACCTGCCAGTACATCTGTGGAGAAGCAGAACCCATCAATTGTGAAAGAAACAGTGGTGGCACATCTTTTGGAGGAAGGACAAGATGGCATATTTTTAGTGCCCTTTCTTCTTTCGAGTGTCTCTGAAGATTCTGTGATCTCGATACAGAATATATACAAGAATTCTAGGGTGAAAGGGCATTTTGACATGAGAATATGGGTGAATGTTTCTGGCAGATCCACCATGATATCATCTAAAGTTGCAGTTAAAAGATGTATAAATGAACTAATGAATGCTCATGTCATGAGCTCGGAGAATCAATCACCTCCCGTGCACAGTACAGAATTTTCAAATTGGATTATGCAAAATGGAATTTCTGGTagtattaaaaaaacacatgacCAAAAGATGAAAGATCTTGAGAAGGTTATTCAGTGTGGTTTGAGTGGAAAGAAGTTTCTGTTGGTTTTGCATGGTATCTCGGAAGATCAAATGGCCCAATGGGAGCATTTATTCAGAGCAATCAAGTCTGGCAAGAAAGGCAGCAAAGTcatcgtgcttaccacaagtaCAAACGTTGAAGAATCAGTAAGAAATATAAACATCCTGCGTAGTGATGAAATTGAGAATGAATTGTATTGGTACTTCTTTAGAAGTTATGCTTTTGATAGCTTTAGAGTAGATGATTATCAGACGGAACTTAGCATACAAATGGCTACTCTATTGAGGCTATTTCCTGTAGCCATAAAAATGATTGGATGCATGTTAAAAAATAATCCCGACAAGAAATTTTGGTCATGTGTTTACCATAACATTTTTCAAATAGTAGTGAATGGAAAAGAAGCAGATGATCACTACCAACTTCTTTCACTCCTCAAACTGTGTTATGATCAGTTACCTGCACCTGTAGGCCTGTGCTTCAGTTATTGTAGCTTATACCCTAAAGGCTGGAGGTTCACAGCTCAAAGTTTAATTCACATTTGGATGTCAGAAGGAATCAGTGAAGATATAGGGAGGAGCTATTTCTACTTCTTGTACTCAAGAGGTTATTTTGAACTGTTAAAGCTGCGTGGCAGACCATCTCCAACATGCTATGTTATGCACAGTGCCATTCACCGTTTGGCAGAAGTTGTTTCTGCAAAAATGTTCCGAAGAGTTGACAGTGACTATCTGCCCACAAACCCCCAACTTATGGCTCATGTGTCAATTATGAGTGGTTTCCTTCCCACCCTATGGATGTTTCGATGGCGAATCCCTGAGCTGCATCTGCGCACCCTAATTTTGTTTGGTCCATCTGAACATACTGCACTTAGCTCAAGGGAAATTCTTGATGAAATTCTTGAAAGACAGAAGTATATAAGGGTGCTTGATTTCACTGGATGTGTCATGCAGAAGCTGCCTAAACTGTCCAATGAGTCGACACACCATCTTCGCTATCTGTGCCTTCGGGATACAG GGAATCTTACGAATCTTCAAGAGCTACAAGAGTACCGAGTCCGTAAGCTGGCTGGGTATGGTATCCAGGAGCTACGGCATATGAATTTGTCAGGATCACTGTCTATTAAGAACCTCGAGAACGTGACACTTGCAGCAAAAGCAAATAAAGTTAACTTAAGCTCGAAAACATGTCTTGATTCTCTGAGGTTAGAATGGCACTCCACAAAGGAAATCTCGCAATCAGTGAGTGCAGAAGTTCTTGAACAGCTCCAACCACCAAATTCCATCAATGAACTGGAAATCAATGGGTACCCAAGCATAATTTCCCCCACCTGGTTTAATGAAAATCACCTGAGAAATGTGAAGAAAGTCACATTGAGGAATTGTTCATTCATCAGTGTGGTTGCCCCTTTGGCCAAGCTTCCTAGTTTGGAAATGCTGACTCTAGAAAGCTTTTCTATGTTGAAGAGAATGACAGAATCTGATAGGTTGCAGTACTTCCAATATGCTTTAAGATTACTGAAGTTTTCCACAGACATATCCTGCCGCTTCCCAAGACTGGTGAAACTTTACATCGAGGATATGCCATTGCTAGAAGAATGGACAGAACAACAACCATGCTTTCCCTGCCTGGAGGAACTAACAGTAAGGAACTGCCCGAAGCTTGCTGTTTTGCCTCAGTTTCACCATTCTAGAGTTACAAAGATGCAAATAGAGGGGTTACATTTGAAATCCTTTGCTGTTTCTTCTGGTGAATTTCTTGACGGGGCAGCAATGCAGCCACCTAAGGCATTCATTCTGCGACATTGCCCAGTCCTATCGACTTTCACAATTCTGGATGTTGGGTCTAGTTCTACTTCTAGCCATTGCCTTGAACCTCTGCTTCAGCTAGAAATAACTG ACTGCAAGGAACTGAAGGCCATCGAAGGTGCATTCGCGTTTGTTGAGAAGCTGCACATTCAGCAATGTCACAGTTCTCTGAAACTACCTAACGGCAATGCGATGCAATCACTCCACACTCTGCACATCGACAGCGTCTCCACGCGCAATGATCCATTCCTGCTTGGCCTCCAGGCTCTCAGAGTCCTGATCATCACAGACAGCGCAGAACTGAGGTCACTTGACGTGTTGCTAGCATCTGACCAACTTTCGAAGACGCTAGAGCAACTGCAGCTGATCAACTGTAACAACATCGAATCACTGCCAAGGAATATGGATCAATTCCTGGCTTTTGTAAGCCTCTACCTGATTAACTGTTCTAACATGCGATCGTTGCCTTGCCTACCAAACAATCTGACTGAACTGCGAATCAGCGGATGCCCCATTCTGAAGGAGAAGTATTGTCACTATGGCCCTGAATGGGATGACATATCCCATGTCCCTTATGTTTCTGttgactaa
- the LOC127754869 gene encoding O-fucosyltransferase 1-like isoform X1, producing MRRGGHAEALLLRRRRGPARLWVAVLALLAGTLWLLSSSAGLGLGLARSSYGLQDVDVNKLWRTADSNGWRASSAPRTYWPPPPIESESNGYLRVRCNGGLNQQRSAICNAVVAARIMNATLVLPELDTNSFWHDESGFLGIYDVLHFIKTLKYDVRIAMVIPEITTNGKTKKLKAHQIRPPRDAPVTWYTTVALEKMKKYGAIYLTPFSHRLAEDIDDPELQRLRCRVNYHALRFKPHIMKTSSEIVNKLRTEGHFMSIHLRFEMDMLAFAGCIDIFTPQEQKILIKYRKEHFAEKELIYRERRLIGKCPLTPEEVGLILRSMGFDNKTRIYLASGDLFGGKRFMKPFKAMFPRLENHSTVGPGKLEENTRGLAGSAVDYMVCLLSDIFIPTYDGPSNFANNLMGHRLYYGFRTTITPNRKALAPIFMDREEGRAARFEERVRQVMFNTHFGGPHKRVHPESFYTNSWPECFCQPNPRNRVDKCPPDNIYEVLESQFQSMEGEEDIEEVKSTNQTDSTSQIEELVV from the exons ATGCGCAGGGGCGGCCACGCCGAGGcgttgctgctgcggcggcggcgcgggccggCGAGGCTGTGGGTCGCGGTGCTGGCGCTGCTCGCCGGCACCCTCtggctcctctcctcctccgctggcctcggcctcggcctcgcccGCTCCTCCTACGGACTCCAG GATGTTGATGTAAATAAGTTGTGGAGAACTGCAGATTCAAATGGTTGGAGGGCATCTTCTGCACCGCGCACCTATTGGCCTC CTCCACCAATAGAGTCTGAGTCAAATGGTTACTTACGTGTCCGGTGCAATGGTGGCTTGAACCAACAACGTAGTGCG ATATGTAATGCTGTTGTTGCTGCACGAATAATGAATGCTACACTAGTGTTGCCGGAGCTGGACACAAATTCTTTCTGGCATGATGAGAG TGGTTTTTTAGGTATTTATGATGTGCTCCACTTCATCAAGACATTAAAGTATGATGTTCGAATTGCTATGGTCATTCCAGAAATTACTACAAATGGAAAGACCAAGAAACTGAAAGCCCATCAG ATTCGACCGCCTCGAGATGCACCAGTTACGTGGTATACAACAGTTGCTttggagaagatgaagaagtATGGAGCTATATATTTAACCCCATTTTCACACCGCCTGGCAGAAGACATTGATGATCCAGAGCTCCAGAGATTGAGATGCAGGGTGAATTACCATGCACTACGATTCAAGCCTCACATAATGAAAACAAGCAGTGAGATAGTCAATAAGCTCCGTACAGAAGGCCATTTCATGTCAATTCACCTTCGATTTGAGATGGATATGCTTGCATTTGCTGG GTGCATTGATATATTCACACCTCAAGAACAGAAAATTCTGATCAAGTACCGCAAGGAACATTTTGCAGAAAAGGAACTTATTTATAGGGAAAGAAGGCTCATCGGGAAGTGCCCTTTAACTCCAGAAGAG GTAGGTCTTATTCTTCGATCCATGGGATTTGACAATAAAACAAGAATCTACCTTGCTTCTGGCGATCTCTTTGGTGGGAAACGATTCATGAAGCCATTTAAGGCTATGTTTCCACGCTTAGAAAACCACAGCACTGTTGGTCCTGGAAAGCTGGAAGAAAATACAAGAGGGCTCGCGGGTTCTGCAGTGGATTACATGGTCTGTCTCCTGTCAGACATTTTTATTCCTACATATGATGGCCCGAGCAACTTTGCAAACAACCTAATGGGCCACCGCCTATACTATGGTTTCCGGACAACAATCACACCAAACAGGAAGGCCCTAGCTCCCATATTCATGGACAGGGAGGAAGGTCGCGCCGCTCGCTTTGAGGAGCGAGTCAGGCAGGTTATGTTCAACACACATTTTGGTGGCCCCCACAAGCGTGTCCATCCAGAATCTTTCTACACAAACTCATGGCCGGAGTGCTTCTGCCAACCAAATCCAAGGAACCGTGTGGACAAATGCCCTCCGGACAACATATATGAGGTTTTGGAGAGCCAATTTCAGAGTATGGAGGGTGAAGAAGATATCGAAGAAGTGAAATCCACTAATCAGACCGACTCAACCAGCCAAATAGAAGAATTAGTGGTCTAA
- the LOC127754869 gene encoding O-fucosyltransferase 1-like isoform X2 has protein sequence MNATLVLPELDTNSFWHDESGFLGIYDVLHFIKTLKYDVRIAMVIPEITTNGKTKKLKAHQIRPPRDAPVTWYTTVALEKMKKYGAIYLTPFSHRLAEDIDDPELQRLRCRVNYHALRFKPHIMKTSSEIVNKLRTEGHFMSIHLRFEMDMLAFAGCIDIFTPQEQKILIKYRKEHFAEKELIYRERRLIGKCPLTPEEVGLILRSMGFDNKTRIYLASGDLFGGKRFMKPFKAMFPRLENHSTVGPGKLEENTRGLAGSAVDYMVCLLSDIFIPTYDGPSNFANNLMGHRLYYGFRTTITPNRKALAPIFMDREEGRAARFEERVRQVMFNTHFGGPHKRVHPESFYTNSWPECFCQPNPRNRVDKCPPDNIYEVLESQFQSMEGEEDIEEVKSTNQTDSTSQIEELVV, from the exons ATGAATGCTACACTAGTGTTGCCGGAGCTGGACACAAATTCTTTCTGGCATGATGAGAG TGGTTTTTTAGGTATTTATGATGTGCTCCACTTCATCAAGACATTAAAGTATGATGTTCGAATTGCTATGGTCATTCCAGAAATTACTACAAATGGAAAGACCAAGAAACTGAAAGCCCATCAG ATTCGACCGCCTCGAGATGCACCAGTTACGTGGTATACAACAGTTGCTttggagaagatgaagaagtATGGAGCTATATATTTAACCCCATTTTCACACCGCCTGGCAGAAGACATTGATGATCCAGAGCTCCAGAGATTGAGATGCAGGGTGAATTACCATGCACTACGATTCAAGCCTCACATAATGAAAACAAGCAGTGAGATAGTCAATAAGCTCCGTACAGAAGGCCATTTCATGTCAATTCACCTTCGATTTGAGATGGATATGCTTGCATTTGCTGG GTGCATTGATATATTCACACCTCAAGAACAGAAAATTCTGATCAAGTACCGCAAGGAACATTTTGCAGAAAAGGAACTTATTTATAGGGAAAGAAGGCTCATCGGGAAGTGCCCTTTAACTCCAGAAGAG GTAGGTCTTATTCTTCGATCCATGGGATTTGACAATAAAACAAGAATCTACCTTGCTTCTGGCGATCTCTTTGGTGGGAAACGATTCATGAAGCCATTTAAGGCTATGTTTCCACGCTTAGAAAACCACAGCACTGTTGGTCCTGGAAAGCTGGAAGAAAATACAAGAGGGCTCGCGGGTTCTGCAGTGGATTACATGGTCTGTCTCCTGTCAGACATTTTTATTCCTACATATGATGGCCCGAGCAACTTTGCAAACAACCTAATGGGCCACCGCCTATACTATGGTTTCCGGACAACAATCACACCAAACAGGAAGGCCCTAGCTCCCATATTCATGGACAGGGAGGAAGGTCGCGCCGCTCGCTTTGAGGAGCGAGTCAGGCAGGTTATGTTCAACACACATTTTGGTGGCCCCCACAAGCGTGTCCATCCAGAATCTTTCTACACAAACTCATGGCCGGAGTGCTTCTGCCAACCAAATCCAAGGAACCGTGTGGACAAATGCCCTCCGGACAACATATATGAGGTTTTGGAGAGCCAATTTCAGAGTATGGAGGGTGAAGAAGATATCGAAGAAGTGAAATCCACTAATCAGACCGACTCAACCAGCCAAATAGAAGAATTAGTGGTCTAA